From a region of the Eublepharis macularius isolate TG4126 chromosome 7, MPM_Emac_v1.0, whole genome shotgun sequence genome:
- the LOC129333794 gene encoding uncharacterized protein LOC129333794 encodes MEEQQDDHSFFCGCSCWCKMENTPTNTLEMAEPVPEVKRKALKRMYVKMSRKGDGSMSVVKRLFGSPPRTVENDHAEPNMNKRGSPEGSLSTTQQATTIIEECCRSDTPGLIWPLHDSVDRYFELGILQEDYVNPKNRRSAMNEVVKAVSYSILNHCFSEIMFFKCTGCVEDIPAQLGHDCLTWEEDFYNQNLKYVSTKLSMGPMLYTITLLATSIHCFTMNEGHIKRLGRYIEAIQNAKNAQDALNGLLKQCKQRYVDLAMKIIRKKFTHHNSLLNYCGICAPVLEIRM; translated from the exons atggaagagcagcaggacgATCACAGCTTCTTCTGCGGCTGTTCTtgctggtgcaagatggagaacaCCCCTACAAACACGCTTGAAATGGCTGAACCAGTGCCCGAGGTGAAGCGTAAAGCCCTCAAAAGAATGTATGTCAAGATGTCCCGCAAAGGAGATGGCAGCATGTCGGTTGTGAAGCGTCTGTTTGGTTCACCGCCAAGGACTGTAGAAAATGACCATGCTGAACCTAATATGAACAAAAGAGGCAGCCCTGAGGGCAGCCTTTCAACAACCCAGCAGGCTACAACTATAATAGAG GAATGCTGCCGTTCAGATACCCCTGGCCTGATATGGCCCCTGCACGACAGTGTGGATAGATATTTTGAACTGGGCATCCTTCAAGAGGATTATGTCAACCCTAAAAATAGAAGATCTGCAATGAATGAAGTAGTCAAAGCTGTTTCATATTCCATTTTGAACCATTGTTTCAGCGagataatgttttttaaatgtacaggATGTGTTGAAGATATCCCCGCGCAGCTGGGCCACGATTGCCTGACATGGGAAGAGGATTTCTATAACCAGAACTTGAAATATGTATCTACTAAACTCTCCATGGGGCCCATGCTCTATACCATAACACTGCTAGCCACAAGTATCCATTGTTTTACAATGAATGAGGGGCATATTAAACGGCTAGGCAGGTATATAGAAGCGATTCAAAATGCTAAGAATGCACAAGATGCTCTAAATGGATTATTAAAGCAGTGCAAACAACGTTATGTAGATCTGGCTATGAAGATTATTAGAAAGAAATTCACACATCATAACTCCTTACTGAATTACTGTGGTATATGTGCACCAGTCTTAGAGATCAGGATGTAG
- the LOC129333948 gene encoding uncharacterized protein F54H12.2-like, translating to MAFIHCGSEECVKSELDLFQIAPTQTSIEKSVYIEVPPLSALTGSAPLEFFIAGNGEDYLDLNNTLLYVKCKITQEDGTDIAQNARVALVNYPIASIFSQLDVTLGDRLVSQSNNCYPYRALIETVLNYSFETLSTQFSSGGFYKDTASLMDSTLLNQGNKGFAKRALLAAESKTVDLLGHLHADIFFQEKLLLNGVDVKIKLARNKDSFCLMSGEGAAVRYKLHMDSAALFVKKVKVAPGVRLAHAEALLTSTAKYPVDRVDMKVFSIPTGARVSNQDNLFLGQLPKMVVMGLMDNDAFSGAFTKNPFHFQHYNTNFVALYVDGEQVPSKPFQPDFEAGNNVREYMSLVQTAGKHLQDRPLLVDREEYRHGYTLFAFDLSPDQDCTGHYSLIKTGNLRAEIRFAAALPQTVNLIVYGVFDNVIEINHNRNVLFDYM from the coding sequence ATGGCTTTCATCCACTGCGGGTCGGAAGAGTGTGTAAAGTCCGAGCTCGACCTGTTCCAGATAGCCCCTACCCAGACCAGCATTGAGAAAAGCGTATATATCGAGGTTCCGCCCCTCTCAGCCCTCACGGGGTCAGCACCTCTAGAGTTTTTCATAGCCGGGAATGGTGAAGATTACCTTGATTTAAACAATACTCTCTTGTATGTGAAATGTAAAATTACTCAAGAAGATGGTACCGACATCGCACAGAATGCTAGAGTGGCACTGGTGAACTACCCAATTGCTTCCATTTTCAGTCAGCTGGATGTTACCCTAGGCGACCGGCTCGTCAGCCAGAGTAACAACTGTTATCCCTACAGGGCTCTCATTGAAACAGTGCTCAACTACAGCTTTGAAACCCTATCTACCCAATTTTCTTCAGGCGGATTTTATAAGGATACAGCGAGTCTGATGGACAGCACCCTGCTGAACCAAGGTAACAAAGGATTTGCCAAAAGGGCGTTGCTGGCAGCCGAAAGCAAAACAGTAGACCTTTTAGGCCATCTCCACGCCGATATATTTTTTCAAGAAAAGCTGCTCTTAAATGGCGTGGATGTCAAAATCAAACTAGCTCGTAACAAAGACTCTTTCTGCCTGATGAGTGGCGAGGGGGCTGCTGTGCGCTATAAGCTCCACATGGATTCTGCTGCGCTCTTtgtgaagaaagtgaaagtagccccAGGCGTACGGCTGGCCCACGCTGAGGCTCTGCTGACATCCACAGCAAAATACCCTGTGGACCGTGTCGACATGAAGGTGTTCAGCATCCCTACCGGTGCTCGCGTGAGCAACCAAGACAACCTGTTTTTGGGACAGCTCCCCAAAATGGTGGTCATGGGGCTCATGGACAATGACGCTTTCAGCGGCGCCTTCACCAAAAACCCTTTTCATTTCCAACATTACAACACTAACTTTGTAGCCCTGTACGTGGACGGGGAGCAGGTCCCCTCCAAGCCCTTCCAGCCCGACTTTGAAGCCGGAAACAACGTGAGAGAATACATGAGCCTCGTGCAAACAGCGGGGAAGCACCTTCAGGACAGGCCCCTCCTGGTAGATCGTGAAGAGTATAGGCACGGGTACACCCTGTTTGCTTTTGACCTCTCTCCTGATCAGGACTGCACCGGCCATTACTCCCTGATTAAAACCGGGAACCTGAGAGCAGAAATACGTTTTGCTGCGGCCCTACCACAAACCGTTAATTTGATTGTGTATGGGGTGTTTGATAATGTCATAGAGATCAACCACAACCGTAACGTGCTTTTTGATTACATGTAA
- the LOC129333949 gene encoding uncharacterized protein LOC129333949, with translation MNTPEPYRTEAVEEMRASCEEPRKEDAQCRELSRFDFPECIIHLVQGLQDKEVPWRVFSEIVEAAHTEVYPECCDHCFEVAYRQKFGCLGRGVMYWQKFKCMQPEQPGDDPDARFDRPECVRFLVQGLDDYEVDWEVFSEIVKAAHTEVYPECCPYCEEIADWQKCGCLRCEEEETAEGAKSIRGDEHVTDQKVEPIYEEMQSVHGIQERPEVPEEDVTVPGLLKQKVSQCIQTLYPNMAELNYVAVAEEVKENKFDPDCCRFCNHIAYCQEVPYDEDDESARADCGLRG, from the exons ATGAATACACCGGAGCCATACAGAACTGAAGCTGTGGAAGAAATGCGAGCTTCTTGCGAAGAACCCCGCAAAGAAGATGCACAATGTAGAGAGCTTTCGAGATTTGACTTTCCAGAGTGCATTATTCACTTAGTACAAGGG ctGCAGGATAAAGAAGTACCGTGGCGGGTGTTTTCAGAAATAGTTGAAGCAGCTCACACAGAAGTTTACCCGGAGTGTTGTGATCACTGCTTTGAAGTAGCATATCGACAAAAATTCGGATGCCTGGGACGTGGTGTAATGTATTGGCAAAAATTCAAATGCATGCAGCCTGAACAACCCGGTGACGATCCGGATGCTAGATTTGACAGACCCGAGTGCGTGCGTTTTTTAGTACAGGGG CTAGATGATTATGAAGTGGATTGGGAGGTGTTTTCCGAAATAGTCAAAGCGGCGCACACAGAAGTGTACCCAGAGTGCTGTCCGTACTGTGAAGAAATAGCAGATTGGCAAAAATGCGGTTGCCTGAgatgtgaggaggaggagacggCTGAGGGAGCGAAAAGCATAAGAGGGGATGAGCATGTGACAGACCAGAAAGTGGAGCCCATTTATGAAGAAATGCAGAGTGTACACGGTATCCAAGAGCGACCAGAAGTGCCTGAGGAAGACGTCACAGTACCAGGACTGCTGAAACAAAAAGTGTCGCAGTGCATACAGACTCTCTACCCTAAT atGGCGGAGCTGAACTATGTAGCGGTGGCTGAGGAGGTCAAGGAGAACAAGTTTGATCCTGACTGTTGCAGATTTTGCAACCACATAGCATATTGTCAAGAAGTCCcctatgatgaagatgatgagagTGCCAGAGCAGATTGTGGACTCAGGGGATGA